Genomic segment of Chloroflexota bacterium:
TTCACGTTTGTCGTTTCTCGTTTGACTTTTCATCAACATGACCGCAACCGCTACGGCCCCAGCCATCACCGTCACCGGCAACGTCCAGGGCGACATATTCGTCGGCGACCACAACTTCAAGGTCAACACCAACTACGGCACAATCATCTACAAGGAGGCCGAGCCGCGCGTGCAACTGCGCGCCTCGGCCCCCCAGCCGCCGCGCGCCCCACGCGGCTTCATCGGCAGAGAAAATGAAATAAAAGAAATAGAGGCGATTATCGCCCGCAGTGAGGCCATGCTGGTGACCGCGCCCGACGGCATGGGCAAGACGGCGCTCCTCAAACAAGCCGCCAACGGCGAAGCGGCCAGGTCGTTGCCCAACGGCGTCGTCATCGTCGAAGGCGTGGACGAGGGCGGCGAGGCGCTGGGGCTGGGCGACCTCATTCAGCGGCTGTTTGACGCCCTGTTTGAGTCCGAGCCGCAATTAAAAGTGACGGCGACCACGGCCCGGACGTACCTGAGCAACACCCGGCCCCTCGTCCTCCTCGACGGCTTCAACCTTCCCCCGGCCTCGCTCACCACTCTGCTCGATCTCTTTCCAAAAGGCGCGCTCCTCATCGCCTCCACCAAAACGGCGACGACCGAAGACGCGCAGCTGCTCAAGCTCGGCCCGCTGGCTCGCGAAGACTCCATTCTGCTTCTGGCCCGCAAGACCGGCCTGAGCCTGAGCGACGTCAACCGCGCCTCGTTCGACCTGGTTTGCGCCGCCCTGGCCGACACACCGCTGGCGATCATCACTGTGGCCAACGCCATGCGCGAGAACGGCGTCCCCCTCGACCGCGTCCGCGCGACCCTCACCTCCAGCCAGCCGCTCTCTGCCGACCCGGTTCAATCCGGCATCGAACGCGCCTACGCCTTCGCCTACTCCACCCTCTCCAACGCCGAACGCGACGCGCTCTCCAAAGCGGCGGTCGCCCCCGGTGTCTCCTCCGACCCGGCCTGGATCAGCAACGGCAACGAAATCACCCTGGAGCGGCTCAAAGAGATGGACTTGCTGGTGGCCAACAGCCCGCGCCTGCGCGTGCCGCCTGCTCTGCGCGAGCGCGCCCGAATCGGCGCCAACGAAGAAGAGACTCGCGAGAAACTGATCACCTACCTGCGGCAAACGTTCGAGGCCAGGGAGATTGATTTTGAATTCTGCGCCGACGAACTAGGCAACATCCTCAGTTCCATGAGTTGGGCCGCCGGCAAGCGGCGCTGGGCCGACGTGCTGGCCCTGGGCCGGGGCGTCAACCCCTACCTCACTCTGCGCGGCCTGTGGGACGCCTGGAAGACCGTGCTCGACCAGATGTTGCTGGCGGCGCGGAGCAGCCGCGATCAGGCAACCGAGGCCTGGGTGCTTCACCAGCTTGGCACGCGCGAGATCGGAGTCGGAGTCAAAGAGGTCGCCGTCAACTTTTTGGAACGCGCCCGCAATCTGCGAAAGACTCTCGGCGACGACCTGGGAGCCGCCTACTCGCAACACAACCTTGATCTCCTCCTGCCGCCGCCACTGCCGCCCGATGCCGGAACTAAGCCCCCCACTCCGGGCGGCGGCCTGCCCGTGATTCTGGGGTTGGGCGCTGTGGGCGTGGTGGGCGTCCTCGTCACCGTCGTTGCGCTCCTCGGCGGCGCGTACTTCTTCACCCAGCCAACGCCCACCCACGTCGCCCAGATCACGCGCACCGCGACTCACACGGTTGGCGCTATCGCCAGCCATACGCCAACCGAAACGGCAACGCAGGTTGCAACCATCACCCGCGCGCCGCCCCTGGCCAGCCCGACGCATACGCCCAGCCACACTCGCACAGCGTCATCCACGCCCACGCCGACCACTACGCGTACACCCACGTTCACCCCGACGCCACCCGGCTTCACCGTGAACAGCACCCTCGACGAGCCGGACTCTAAACCAGGCGACGGCTTGTGCCAGAGCACACCGTCTGGCGTTTGCACGTTGCGCGCGGCAATCATGGAAGCAAACGCGAACGACGAGGCCGACACAATCACCCTGCCGCCGGGCGAGTACGACCTGACCCTCGTCGGCTCGGACGAAGACGCCGCCTTCACCGGCGACCTGGACTTGACCAGCGAGATTGCCGTTGCGGGCGCTGTGGCCGAAGAGACTATCATCAACGCCTTCGGCCTCGACGGCACCGACCG
This window contains:
- a CDS encoding CSLREA domain-containing protein, giving the protein MTATATAPAITVTGNVQGDIFVGDHNFKVNTNYGTIIYKEAEPRVQLRASAPQPPRAPRGFIGRENEIKEIEAIIARSEAMLVTAPDGMGKTALLKQAANGEAARSLPNGVVIVEGVDEGGEALGLGDLIQRLFDALFESEPQLKVTATTARTYLSNTRPLVLLDGFNLPPASLTTLLDLFPKGALLIASTKTATTEDAQLLKLGPLAREDSILLLARKTGLSLSDVNRASFDLVCAALADTPLAIITVANAMRENGVPLDRVRATLTSSQPLSADPVQSGIERAYAFAYSTLSNAERDALSKAAVAPGVSSDPAWISNGNEITLERLKEMDLLVANSPRLRVPPALRERARIGANEEETREKLITYLRQTFEAREIDFEFCADELGNILSSMSWAAGKRRWADVLALGRGVNPYLTLRGLWDAWKTVLDQMLLAARSSRDQATEAWVLHQLGTREIGVGVKEVAVNFLERARNLRKTLGDDLGAAYSQHNLDLLLPPPLPPDAGTKPPTPGGGLPVILGLGAVGVVGVLVTVVALLGGAYFFTQPTPTHVAQITRTATHTVGAIASHTPTETATQVATITRAPPLASPTHTPSHTRTASSTPTPTTTRTPTFTPTPPGFTVNSTLDEPDSKPGDGLCQSTPSGVCTLRAAIMEANANDEADTITLPPGEYDLTLVGSDEDAAFTGDLDLTSEIAVAGAVAEETIINAFGLDGTDRVFHIVDEVEVSISGVTIRGGDAEGSGGGILNAGGDLKISDSIISNNVARSLGGGIANGGVLTIIRSTIADNAAISGEVIGNGSSILPISNTAAQAFAQGGGIYNIGQLTLTESILHLNSSFNGGGLSNDRGGSAELTNVTLSENTADNVGGGIYDSGPAKLINVTVHGNLAGEAGGGIFVLFSAKPGVSVVNSLISNNKIGNCSGSVVSGGFNIDSDGTCNLNDKGDLAKIDPRLEPLADNGGLTLTHALPKDSPALNAGDAAACPPTDQRGEKRNDGKCDIGAYEFP